Proteins co-encoded in one Macrobrachium rosenbergii isolate ZJJX-2024 chromosome 54, ASM4041242v1, whole genome shotgun sequence genomic window:
- the LOC136835093 gene encoding uncharacterized protein, translated as MAKPDPCPVGFFITDKISKCHLLVDMGATQSVFLPSREALEKIPDSVPTLIAANGTPIRTYGTTTWAISILGCRYHWPFVIAHVMFPLLGADFLGHHGLLVDAARQRLLGTGMCHSHQLSTGPTMPSICSTAPNSYMFLLQEFPDVFKPELRQSLGASANHGIFHHITTTGPPTHAKFQHLSPQKL; from the coding sequence ATGGCCAAACCCGACCCCTGCCCAGTGGGGTTTTTCATCACAGACAAGATCTCCAAATGCCACCTGCTGGTTGATATGGGGGCAACGCAATCGGTTTTCCTGCCATCCAGGGAagctttagaaaaaatacctgactcagtACCtaccctcatagcagcaaacggaactcccatccgcacttatGGCACAACGACctgggctatctcaatcctgggatgcagataccactggcctttcgtcatagcACATGTTATGTTCCCTCTGCTGGGCGcagatttcctagggcaccatgGACTCCTAGTTGACGCCgccagacaacgcctcctcgGCACAGGGATGTGCCattcccatcagctctccaccggacccaCGATGCCCTCCAtatgctccacagcccccaacagctacatgttcctcctacaggaattcccggacgtgttcaaaccagaactacGCCAGTCACTTGGGGCTTCGGCAAAtcacggcatcttccaccacatcaccacgacgggcccaccaacccatgccaagttccaacatctgtccccccagaagttatAA